From Zingiber officinale cultivar Zhangliang chromosome 5B, Zo_v1.1, whole genome shotgun sequence, the proteins below share one genomic window:
- the LOC121984092 gene encoding zingipain-1-like isoform X2 translates to MGQVKDEMELLGVSAIAVVEGINKIITGNLISLSEQQLVDCDANKDACNGGLMDVAFEYIIGNPVVSSEKAQPYTGKQGTCKKEI, encoded by the exons ATGGGACAAGTCAAAGATGAGAT GGAGTTGTTGGGCGTCTCTGCAATTGCTGTCGTCGAAGGTATTAACAAAATCATCACCGGTAATCTGATTTCGCTGTCAGAACAACAATTAGTGGACTGCGATGCAAACAAAGATGCTTGCAATGGTGGATTGATGGATGTTGCGTTCGAGTACATCATTGGCAATCCTGTCGTCAGCAGCGAGAAGGCCCAACCATACACAGGCAAACAGGGGACTTGCAAG AAAGAAATATAA
- the LOC121984092 gene encoding zingipain-1-like isoform X1: MGQVKDEMELLGVSAIAVVEGINKIITGNLISLSEQQLVDCDANKDACNGGLMDVAFEYIIGNPVVSSEKAQPYTGKQGTCKVASS; encoded by the exons ATGGGACAAGTCAAAGATGAGAT GGAGTTGTTGGGCGTCTCTGCAATTGCTGTCGTCGAAGGTATTAACAAAATCATCACCGGTAATCTGATTTCGCTGTCAGAACAACAATTAGTGGACTGCGATGCAAACAAAGATGCTTGCAATGGTGGATTGATGGATGTTGCGTTCGAGTACATCATTGGCAATCCTGTCGTCAGCAGCGAGAAGGCCCAACCATACACAGGCAAACAGGGGACTTGCAAG